A single region of the Methylocystis echinoides genome encodes:
- a CDS encoding glycosyltransferase family 4 protein: MQERAESVRLAEQERLLEHQLRYLYDEVLQLRKERYEIIYTASWLIVRPLLRAEEALVGLVRRLVSRPRAPAVAAPVAQAVATNAAPPRRILIDVTGTVQRDMGTGIERMTKDLSQALCAADPETCLLVRCDSGGLLRCVEPIGSARRDLDAPLAIEPGDQLLILADAWNYPQAYDGVFDAVHAAGGRVVVCVPDVIPELYPAACHERTVELYQPWLRSILLNADGVLSISRAARDDLVSVVAERGLPHRPRLPVDWFHIASRFAPQPDAPAREKIMRPFDDGAHVYLCVGTFEPRKGQRVAVEAFEQLWAQGSSARLVFVGRRGWFDYALCARILNHPEFGQRLFWFDDVKDGELSFLYAHMSALVYPSFAEGFGLPIIEAARFGKPVICSDLPVFREVGGEGALYFRLNDPAALADAVRYWQAGAAQAYPEKVLSATWADAAQRIIDAVRNDRWNYRLP, translated from the coding sequence TTGCAGGAGAGAGCAGAGTCAGTCCGGCTGGCGGAGCAGGAGCGGCTGCTGGAGCATCAGCTTCGTTATCTCTATGACGAAGTCCTCCAGCTCAGGAAAGAGCGCTACGAAATCATCTATACCGCGAGCTGGCTCATCGTGCGCCCGCTGCTGCGCGCGGAGGAGGCGCTGGTCGGCCTGGTTCGCCGCCTTGTCTCCCGCCCGCGCGCGCCGGCCGTCGCGGCGCCTGTCGCGCAGGCTGTGGCGACCAACGCCGCGCCGCCGCGCCGCATCCTGATCGATGTCACCGGCACCGTGCAGCGCGACATGGGGACCGGCATCGAGCGCATGACCAAGGATCTGTCGCAGGCGCTCTGCGCGGCCGACCCCGAGACGTGCCTGCTCGTTCGTTGCGACAGCGGCGGCCTGCTCAGATGCGTCGAGCCCATCGGCTCGGCGCGCCGGGACCTCGACGCGCCGCTCGCCATCGAGCCCGGCGACCAGTTGCTGATCCTCGCCGACGCCTGGAACTATCCGCAGGCCTATGACGGCGTCTTCGACGCGGTGCACGCGGCCGGCGGCAGGGTCGTCGTCTGTGTGCCGGACGTCATTCCGGAACTTTATCCCGCCGCCTGCCACGAGCGCACGGTCGAACTCTACCAGCCCTGGCTGCGCAGCATCCTTCTCAACGCCGATGGCGTGCTCAGCATTTCGCGCGCGGCGCGTGACGACCTCGTATCCGTCGTCGCGGAGCGGGGTCTTCCCCACAGGCCCCGTCTGCCGGTCGACTGGTTCCACATCGCCTCGCGCTTCGCGCCGCAGCCCGACGCGCCGGCGCGCGAGAAGATCATGCGCCCCTTCGACGACGGCGCGCATGTGTATCTGTGCGTCGGCACCTTCGAGCCCCGCAAGGGGCAGCGCGTCGCGGTGGAAGCGTTCGAGCAGCTTTGGGCGCAGGGAAGTTCAGCGCGGCTCGTCTTTGTCGGCCGTCGCGGCTGGTTCGACTATGCGCTTTGCGCGCGCATTCTCAACCATCCGGAGTTTGGCCAGCGCCTGTTCTGGTTCGACGATGTCAAGGACGGAGAGCTGTCGTTCCTCTATGCGCATATGTCGGCGCTGGTCTATCCCTCCTTCGCGGAGGGCTTCGGCCTGCCGATCATCGAGGCGGCGCGCTTCGGCAAGCCGGTGATCTGCAGCGACCTCCCCGTCTTCAGGGAAGTCGGCGGCGAGGGCGCGCTTTATTTCAGGCTGAATGATCCGGCGGCGCTGGCGGACGCCGTCCGCTACTGGCAAGCCGGCGCCGCTCAGGCCTATCCGGAGAAAGTCCTGAGCGCCACCTGGGCCGACGCCGCGCAACGCATCATCGACGCGGTCAGAAACGACCGCTGGAATTACAGACTGCCGTGA
- a CDS encoding cytochrome B6 gives MSLRLLASLSSLAFLAAMPAAPAQPLPDASYRQLPTRPFADVKAEDEANKPDVMKRQKDLLDERYDLLDKPIAGVMMSGQRKPVQGGVRVKLPKGATWDELATLPPEQIRQKGLLPAGFLPLPHVKQATGGQVIPKEQIDEIKLREARDLNRFDVDFDLPARFTPEFPPPIFLTTRPDLGDVSHGELLTIKNYYRLMIGVLTPVQIEGLRLLLTPFPQEEFNQTEDRKVAEPTFGIACLDCHSNFHTNAAFHLTPDLRPQAVRFRLDTVSLRGLFNQQIHGSKRSLRSVEDFSEFEQRTAYFNGDQVSAQRKGVHLPDRRDQVAMMAQMQNIIDFPPAPKLDPAGRLDPAKATQKELAGERIFLGKGRCAECHNPSMSFLDNNMHDLRLERFYEPGKTINGLSIAPDGPIKTFTLRGVKDSPPYLHDGRLLTLADTVEFFNLVLGVRLTAEEKDALVAYMLTL, from the coding sequence ATGTCCCTCCGACTTCTTGCGTCGCTCTCGTCGCTGGCCTTTCTTGCAGCCATGCCGGCTGCGCCGGCGCAACCCTTGCCGGACGCCAGCTATCGCCAATTGCCGACGCGTCCCTTCGCGGATGTGAAAGCCGAGGACGAGGCCAATAAGCCGGATGTCATGAAACGGCAGAAGGACCTGCTCGACGAGCGCTATGACCTTCTCGACAAGCCAATTGCTGGCGTCATGATGTCCGGCCAGCGCAAGCCCGTGCAGGGCGGCGTCCGCGTCAAGCTTCCAAAGGGCGCGACCTGGGACGAACTCGCCACCCTGCCGCCGGAACAGATCCGGCAAAAGGGCCTCCTGCCGGCGGGATTCCTGCCGTTGCCGCATGTCAAACAGGCGACCGGCGGGCAGGTGATCCCGAAAGAGCAGATCGACGAAATAAAGCTGCGGGAAGCGCGCGACCTCAATCGCTTCGATGTCGATTTCGATTTGCCGGCGCGCTTCACCCCCGAGTTTCCGCCGCCAATTTTTCTGACGACGCGCCCGGACCTCGGCGACGTGTCACACGGCGAACTGTTGACGATCAAGAATTATTACAGGCTGATGATCGGCGTTCTGACACCCGTGCAGATAGAGGGTCTCCGCCTTCTCCTCACGCCCTTCCCGCAGGAGGAATTCAATCAGACGGAGGACCGCAAGGTCGCCGAGCCGACCTTCGGAATCGCCTGCCTCGACTGTCATTCCAATTTCCATACCAATGCGGCGTTTCATCTCACGCCGGATCTGCGGCCGCAGGCCGTGCGCTTCCGGCTCGACACGGTGAGTTTGCGTGGCCTCTTCAATCAGCAGATCCACGGATCGAAGCGGTCGCTGCGGTCGGTCGAGGATTTCTCGGAATTCGAACAGCGCACCGCTTATTTCAATGGCGATCAGGTCAGCGCTCAGCGCAAGGGCGTGCATTTGCCGGATCGGCGCGATCAGGTCGCGATGATGGCGCAGATGCAGAATATCATCGATTTTCCGCCCGCGCCGAAGCTCGACCCGGCGGGCCGCCTCGACCCCGCCAAAGCCACGCAGAAGGAGCTCGCGGGCGAAAGAATATTCCTCGGCAAGGGCCGCTGCGCGGAGTGCCATAACCCGAGCATGTCATTTCTCGATAATAATATGCACGATCTGAGACTGGAGCGCTTCTACGAGCCCGGCAAGACGATCAATGGCCTGAGCATCGCGCCAGACGGCCCGATCAAGACCTTCACGCTGCGCGGCGTGAAGGACTCGCCGCCCTATCTGCACGACGGCCGTCTCCTCACGCTCGCCGACACAGTGGAGTTCTTCAATCTCGTGCTCGGCGTCAGACTGACGGCCGAGGAGAAGGATGCGCTCGTCGCTTACATGCTGACATTGTAG
- the eutB gene encoding ethanolamine ammonia-lyase subunit EutB, whose translation MRKVTPVSKISVPAPRLDVVYETVCFEQRFVFSGLKRLLGAADHDKAGDRLAGLAVASELEREAARRILSGLTLREIYDTPLTDENGRVDEVMRANYDVDAESFNAHAALTVGEAKDFILSRDAADVSRLGRGLTGVMAAAIAKIMDVQELVYASSGLRVAAHARTTVGLPGKLSSRLQPNHPTDDPSALAALVYTGLSLGAGDALIGVNPALDTVENTTALLRLIDRLRRETGAPTQICVLSHIRTQLACLEKGAPVEILFQSLAGTERTLTEEFDCTVDLLDAAYATMAARGALGPDARQFMYFETGQGSEVSYGKHDGMDMATAEALCYGLARRYDPFMVNNVTGFIGPETHGADMEMILSNLQDHFMGKLMGLPMGMAPCYTLHARITTEGQQIATTLLTAAGANYFMDVYLGVDRMLAYFDTSAHDDQTLREIFAREPAPEFADWAIGRGIFLRDAQGRLRRGPNWGNPRIFDAAGRFDELRATLPAAYGWENAGPRPANAVARDTRANMALARQAISSELSPERLGDLHLRRIGTCAATKTAHLAHPDLGARLDADSRAALKPEGHAAQILISDGLSAEAIHHNIPRLLPALLGRLAEAGVSVGTPLLAPNGRVKLAEEVGDALQSELVISLIGERPGGDGMASRSMSAYLAFRVGDDAGAGRNTRPRYEYTVISNIYEQGAPPEAAALMIAEKVRQIRAHRAAGNRLESLLQGDR comes from the coding sequence ATGCGGAAAGTGACGCCGGTTTCGAAAATCTCTGTCCCCGCGCCGCGACTCGATGTCGTTTACGAAACCGTCTGTTTCGAACAGCGCTTCGTCTTTTCCGGTCTCAAGCGGCTCCTCGGCGCGGCGGATCACGACAAGGCCGGCGACCGGCTCGCGGGCCTCGCCGTAGCGTCGGAGCTCGAGAGAGAAGCGGCGCGGCGCATTCTCTCCGGCCTGACGCTTCGCGAGATTTACGACACGCCGCTCACAGACGAGAATGGACGCGTCGATGAGGTGATGCGCGCCAATTACGACGTCGACGCCGAGTCGTTCAACGCGCATGCCGCACTCACGGTTGGCGAGGCGAAGGATTTCATCCTGTCGCGCGACGCAGCCGACGTCAGCCGCCTGGGCCGTGGGCTGACTGGCGTGATGGCCGCGGCGATCGCCAAGATCATGGACGTGCAGGAACTGGTCTATGCGAGCAGCGGGCTTCGGGTCGCCGCGCATGCGCGAACGACGGTGGGCCTGCCGGGCAAACTGTCATCGCGCCTGCAACCGAACCATCCGACCGACGACCCATCCGCCCTCGCGGCGCTCGTTTACACCGGCCTGAGCCTCGGCGCCGGCGATGCGCTCATCGGCGTCAATCCGGCGCTCGACACGGTCGAGAACACGACCGCCCTGCTGCGCCTCATCGATCGACTCAGGCGCGAAACGGGCGCGCCGACGCAGATCTGCGTCCTGTCGCATATTCGCACGCAGCTCGCCTGTCTCGAGAAGGGCGCGCCGGTCGAGATCCTGTTCCAGAGCCTCGCCGGCACGGAGCGCACGCTCACCGAGGAGTTCGACTGCACCGTTGATCTGCTCGACGCCGCCTATGCGACAATGGCGGCGCGCGGCGCGCTGGGGCCCGATGCGCGGCAGTTCATGTATTTCGAAACCGGACAGGGGTCCGAAGTCAGCTACGGCAAGCACGATGGCATGGACATGGCGACAGCCGAGGCGCTCTGTTACGGTCTGGCGCGTCGCTATGATCCGTTCATGGTCAATAATGTCACGGGATTCATCGGGCCGGAGACGCATGGCGCCGACATGGAAATGATCCTGTCGAACTTGCAGGATCATTTCATGGGCAAGCTGATGGGTCTGCCAATGGGAATGGCGCCCTGCTACACGCTGCACGCGCGGATCACGACCGAAGGGCAACAGATTGCGACCACGCTACTCACCGCAGCGGGCGCCAATTATTTCATGGACGTTTATCTCGGCGTCGATCGCATGCTCGCCTATTTCGACACATCCGCCCATGACGATCAGACGCTGAGAGAGATTTTCGCGCGCGAGCCGGCTCCGGAATTTGCCGATTGGGCGATCGGCAGGGGCATTTTCCTGCGCGATGCGCAGGGAAGGCTGCGGCGCGGACCGAATTGGGGAAACCCGCGCATCTTCGACGCCGCCGGTCGCTTCGATGAATTGCGGGCGACGCTTCCCGCAGCCTATGGCTGGGAAAACGCCGGCCCCCGGCCGGCCAACGCCGTCGCGCGCGACACAAGAGCAAACATGGCGCTGGCGCGTCAGGCGATCTCTTCCGAACTGTCGCCGGAGCGGCTTGGCGATCTCCACTTGCGCAGGATCGGCACCTGCGCGGCGACGAAAACCGCGCATCTCGCCCATCCCGATCTCGGCGCGCGGCTCGACGCGGACTCGCGCGCCGCGCTGAAGCCCGAAGGACATGCCGCGCAAATCCTCATTTCGGACGGGCTGAGCGCCGAAGCCATCCATCACAATATCCCGCGCCTGCTTCCCGCGCTCCTCGGCAGGCTGGCGGAAGCGGGGGTGTCGGTGGGAACGCCGCTTCTCGCGCCCAATGGCCGGGTCAAACTCGCGGAAGAGGTCGGCGACGCGCTACAGTCGGAACTCGTCATTTCATTGATCGGCGAGCGGCCAGGCGGCGACGGCATGGCCTCGCGCAGCATGTCGGCCTATCTCGCCTTTCGTGTCGGCGACGACGCCGGTGCGGGACGAAATACGCGGCCCCGCTATGAATACACCGTCATTTCCAACATCTACGAGCAGGGCGCGCCGCCGGAGGCGGCCGCGCTTATGATTGCCGAAAAGGTGCGCCAGATCCGCGCGCATCGCGCCGCCGGCAATCGCCTCGAAAGCCTGCTCCAGGGCGACAGATAA
- a CDS encoding NepR family anti-sigma factor, producing the protein MLKAGRGISSQGHAAPQIAEHVEQQLQASYSEVLHEPIPARFLDVLDMLEGGDANKTSTRNRAATRSEPASATTSLSKL; encoded by the coding sequence ATGTTGAAAGCCGGGAGAGGAATATCGTCTCAGGGCCACGCCGCGCCGCAGATCGCAGAACATGTCGAGCAACAATTGCAGGCCTCCTATTCGGAAGTCCTGCACGAACCGATCCCCGCGCGTTTCCTCGATGTTCTCGACATGCTCGAAGGCGGGGACGCAAACAAGACGTCCACAAGAAACAGAGCCGCAACCAGATCAGAGCCCGCATCCGCGACGACGAGCCTCTCGAAGCTCTGA
- a CDS encoding DUF1330 domain-containing protein: MPAYFVCTMTVHDPETYRKYTALTPATVARYGGKFLTRGDAVATVEGPAFTERMVILEFPDRATAMAWYADADYQSACLFRRAASTGRMILQEGRDNTTNPDPKV, from the coding sequence ATGCCCGCCTATTTCGTCTGTACGATGACGGTTCACGATCCCGAGACCTATCGCAAATACACCGCGCTGACGCCGGCGACGGTCGCCCGCTATGGCGGCAAGTTTCTCACGCGCGGCGACGCGGTCGCCACAGTGGAGGGACCGGCCTTCACCGAGCGGATGGTCATTCTCGAGTTTCCGGACCGCGCGACGGCGATGGCCTGGTATGCGGACGCGGACTACCAAAGCGCGTGCCTCTTCCGCCGCGCGGCGTCCACGGGCCGCATGATCCTGCAGGAAGGGCGCGACAACACGACCAATCCCGATCCGAAAGTGTGA
- a CDS encoding J domain-containing protein — MQSPFDILGVRDDASRREINAAYRKLAKKFHPDVEGGDGDRFQEITEAYNALTVRPARGAVEARRPARPVAPEPEEAFGPRQWLITLLRRHTFGALAVFAFLFGLFLLDWGDGIHEDFTPGLLLAGSAAILLSVGFFANRKHVYVDLPDAVERAIISVARFLFDMLVRVYLMLVLVFSVIALLALINWVKRHFLHFLPMHF, encoded by the coding sequence ATGCAATCCCCCTTCGATATTCTGGGCGTGCGGGACGACGCGAGCCGGCGGGAGATCAACGCCGCCTATCGCAAGCTCGCGAAGAAATTCCACCCCGATGTCGAGGGCGGCGACGGCGACCGCTTTCAGGAAATCACCGAAGCCTATAATGCGCTGACGGTCAGGCCGGCGCGCGGCGCCGTGGAAGCACGGCGGCCCGCCCGTCCTGTCGCGCCGGAGCCCGAGGAAGCCTTCGGACCGCGGCAATGGCTCATCACGCTGCTGCGTCGCCACACCTTCGGCGCGCTCGCCGTGTTCGCCTTCCTTTTCGGGCTGTTTCTGCTCGACTGGGGCGATGGCATTCACGAGGATTTCACGCCGGGCCTGCTGCTCGCGGGAAGCGCCGCCATTCTTCTCAGCGTCGGCTTCTTCGCCAACAGAAAGCATGTCTATGTTGATCTGCCCGACGCCGTCGAGCGCGCGATCATCTCAGTCGCGCGTTTTCTCTTCGATATGCTCGTGCGCGTCTATCTCATGCTGGTCCTCGTGTTCTCCGTCATCGCGCTGCTGGCGCTGATCAACTGGGTGAAGCGGCATTTCCTGCATTTTCTGCCGATGCATTTCTAG
- a CDS encoding YbhB/YbcL family Raf kinase inhibitor-like protein: protein MKLTSGAFVNGHAIPPQFTCDGEDRSPPLAWAGAPPETRSLVLLVDDVDAPDGVFHHWACFDIPAHYTGLAEGAGRPERFEDFRHAVNDFGELGYNGPCPPHGDGLRRYRFRLLALDCSDLAVRTHPSCLEVESAARKHLLLEARMTGVYHR from the coding sequence ATGAAACTGACATCCGGGGCCTTTGTAAATGGCCACGCAATACCGCCCCAGTTCACCTGCGACGGCGAAGACCGTTCGCCGCCGCTGGCATGGGCCGGCGCGCCCCCCGAGACCAGAAGCCTCGTGCTGCTGGTCGACGACGTCGACGCGCCGGACGGCGTGTTTCACCACTGGGCCTGTTTCGACATTCCGGCCCATTACACGGGTCTCGCCGAGGGGGCAGGGCGGCCGGAGCGCTTCGAGGATTTCCGGCACGCCGTGAATGATTTCGGCGAACTCGGCTACAATGGACCCTGTCCGCCGCATGGGGATGGCCTGCGCCGCTACCGCTTCCGCCTGCTGGCGCTGGATTGTTCGGACCTCGCCGTCCGCACGCATCCCAGCTGCCTCGAGGTGGAGAGCGCGGCGCGCAAGCATCTTCTGTTGGAAGCGCGGATGACCGGCGTTTACCACCGCTAG
- a CDS encoding DUF3147 family protein: MFYYALKAILSALVIVAVSEIAKRSTSFAAFVASLPLTSLLAFVWLRIDGEEPAKIAALSGQIFWLILPSLVLFPLLPLLIRYGLGFWTSLSLSILATAGAYLLMLPLLRRMGVGL; the protein is encoded by the coding sequence ATGTTTTATTACGCCCTCAAAGCGATCCTCTCCGCCCTCGTCATCGTGGCCGTCTCGGAAATCGCCAAGCGCTCGACGTCCTTCGCCGCCTTTGTGGCCTCGCTGCCGCTGACCTCGCTGCTCGCCTTCGTCTGGCTGCGGATCGACGGCGAGGAGCCCGCGAAAATCGCCGCGCTTTCCGGCCAGATCTTCTGGCTCATCCTCCCCTCGCTGGTGCTCTTCCCGCTCCTGCCGCTGCTGATCCGCTACGGTCTGGGTTTCTGGACGAGCCTCAGCCTCTCCATTCTCGCCACGGCGGGCGCCTATCTGCTCATGCTGCCGCTCTTGCGCCGCATGGGCGTGGGGCTCTGA